A single region of the Drosophila miranda strain MSH22 chromosome 2, D.miranda_PacBio2.1, whole genome shotgun sequence genome encodes:
- the LOC108156120 gene encoding LOW QUALITY PROTEIN: ras-like protein family member 10B (The sequence of the model RefSeq protein was modified relative to this genomic sequence to represent the inferred CDS: substituted 1 base at 1 genomic stop codon) encodes MWSSTISPTNSKKLLIGSTRSVDYVGDSARTATAATNKTGAAAAPAPATATATAPASGAAAAAAAGPGAKGTKSKASPIANKATKISIEMELHIQNKCISAXRITLEGGAEPPWLQGPLKAAFLGATGVGKTSILQQFFYHDFPKTHQTTTRRKIYKNCLVCDTCIRELMVLDVPPQKRFPADNFAEWNNGHPLGLRTVHAYVLVYDMGNLETFQYCRSMRDQILDSFSHRDFSIIVVGNKYDNVTEAQANSQELKDISTLVRKHWRCGYVECSAQYNYKIGDVFRELMGCTSSGSNTSGGGGGGVAGGGGGLVGTEFSQSTRNKGRCTIL; translated from the exons ATGTGGAGTAGTACAATATCACCAACAAACTCTAAGAAACTATTAATCGGTAGCACACGAAGCGTTGATTATGTCGGTGATAGTGCAaggacagcaacagcagccactAATAaaacaggagcagcagcagccccagccccagccacagccacagccacagccccagcctcaggagcagcagcagcagcagcagcaggaccaGGAGCCAAAGGAACCAAATCGAAAGCCAGTCCCATTGCCAACAAAGCCACAAAGATCTCAATTGAAATGGAGCTTCATATACAAAATAAGTGCATTTCGGCATAGCGCATCACTCTGGAGGGTGGTGCGGAGCCGCCATGGCTGCAGGGCCCCCTTAAAGCCGCATTTTTGGGGGCTACTGGCGTCGGCAAAACAAGCATATTACAG CAATTTTTCTACCATGACTTTCCCAAGACTCATCAGACGACAACACGTCGGAAGATATATAAAAACTGTTTGGTGTGCGACACCTGCATACGTGAGCTGATGGTACTGGACGTTCCACCCCAG AAGCGATTTCCGGCTGATAACTTCGCCGAATGGAACAACGGACATCCGCTGGGGCTGCGAACGGTGCACGCATATGTGCTAGTCTATGACATGGGCAATTTGGAAACGTTTCAG TACTGCCGCTCGATGAGAGATCAAATCTTGGACAGTTTCAGTCATCGTGATTTTAGCATAATTGTGGTTGGCAATAAATATGACAATGTGACTGAGGCGCAGGCCAATTCGCAG gagctcaaggatatTTCCACGCTGGTGCGCAAACATTGGCGCTGCGGCTATGTCGAGTGCTCGGCGCA ATACAACTACAAAATCGGCGACGTGTTCCGTGAGCTAATGGGCTGCACCAGCAGTGGGAGCAACACGAGTGGCGGAGGCGGCGGTGGTGTCGCTGGAGGAGGCGGTGGCTTGGTTGGCACTGAGTTCTCACAATCAACTAGGAATAAAGGACGCTGTACAATACTTTAG